The Oncorhynchus mykiss isolate Arlee chromosome 17, USDA_OmykA_1.1, whole genome shotgun sequence genomic interval CATTTTGAAAGGGGTTCCAGCTGTGCTGGAGCAATTAACTTAAACAACTTTCAGAATCAATCAAAGTTTTAGTATTAAAAAGCTATTTATCTTGGAGTTTGTGTGACTGAGGGAATGGTTTGAGGTCGGGATGTGTTTTACACAGCACTTAGGAGATAGGAGCTGGAATGCTTGTATCTGGTGAAGATCCCAGAAATTGCGTTTATGCCTTGTCTTGTTGTCTTTAGCTCTGGGCCTAGAGTCAagacccactgggcaaaaactgatttttattaaagttgtttccatgtcatttaaaccaaaaaatatatatgggatgacgttgaatcaacatggaaaactgattgtacttgcaataattaatcaacgTAAGAGAACTTATgattttttttcacccaacttttattaacctaaatccaatgacagggtgaactttttggttgatttcacattgaattgaaattagttgacaactcaacccaAAGTAAATTAAAACTAGAAGTTGAAATGACGTCTGTGTCCAGTGAGGAGTCAAGAAGAGAGTAAGCAATTCAGATTGAAACTGCTGTATGGAGTACAATGAGTTTATCAGGGTGTTACACAAAAAGCACAGGAATCTCAGAGTAAAATAAAATGATCGAGAGTACTATAGTACCACAAACAAACTAATAATTATATACAAACATGTAGACctgaaaaacatatatttttttagtaTGTAGGTATTTACAGTGGGTCCGAAATCATTGACAGCCTTGATAAAgatgacacccttgataaagatgagcaagaattactgtataaaataaataattcaaatactgagctacagtATATTGTACGCTCAATAAAATTGggaaatatattattttatactaactaatacaattgctcagaaaaatagattttgtttaagtaaaaaaaaaaacatatatacaaAACATTTAGGGGTTAAAACGAACATCCCTGTTTTCTATAATAACTTTCAATAACTAACCTGGCGAGGATAACGGCACCTATCCTTTTTCAAAATATTTTATGAGATTGAAGGACATATTGGGCCAAAAGAGCTCGGTTTTCATGCCATCTTACAgtagcaccggttccaatccaagtgccagtgccgtttagcaaactccagcCATTTACATTTGTTGAATCACATGAAAATAAagctctttggccatgcacacAAGTGGTCGGTTTTGGCGTCGAAAAGAGGAATCGTATGCAGAAAAGAAccacatacctactgtaaaatatggtggtggatttgtgatgttatggggctattttgcttccactgatccttgggcccttgttaaggtcaacagcatcatgaactttaaaaaacctggttgtctcggccaggaggctgaaacttggccacaagtggatctATCAGCAAAACAATAACTCCAAGCAcatatcaaaatccacaaagaaatggttaattgacccccaaaaaatctacattttgcaaTGACCATCTATGTCTCCGGACTTGAAcgccattgaaaacctgtggtttgaattgaagaggtaCAGACAAAGAAATATCAAGGTTCTGGAATGATTCTGTATGGAGGCATAGTCTAATATCACTCCAAACGTGTTCTCCAatatcataaaacattttagaaataggcTCACTGCCATTAGCTGGTGAGGTATTGAAAATAGGGGTGTTGATAATTTTGCCCCCTACCCTTCTGAGAAAAATAAATATTTCTTGGTAAACAAAATCTATTTTTATGAGCAATTGGATTAGTATAAAATGATATAATTTTTATGTTTTGgaaatacaatatagctcagtatttgaattatttattataCACTGTCATTTTTGCTAATCTTTAtgaagggtgtcaataatttcagagCCAAGTACTTAACAATTAAAACAACTGATGAACTTTACTTGAGCTTTACTTTAGCAAGGTCAACAGAATACATGTCACAACACGTCATAAAAAACTGCTGGCATGTTATGACATGTTGACACCCACGTAAATTGatgaaaacaaaaacattatatATTTATGTCACGACATGAAAGGCATTAGCTATGTTATTCATTTACCAGAGTGAGAAGTCATATTGGCAGCATGCCTCAAGTCAGCTAGCTGTAAGAAAGGGGTTACTGCTTGTATGTCACTTTCACATAACATAATGCCCTAAATTCCCTCGTGGAGGACAAGTTTTAACCCTCACCCCCAGTCAGCATGAGGGCACACTTGCACAGGCAGTTGTCGTTATCGGCGTCGCGGGTGCTGAAGCTGGTGCCATGCGATACCAGgctgctctgctctcctgctGTTCCACTGTAGCCCCACAGGAACAGCCTGCAGATGGGAAAGTCAGCTTGACTGGGACTGATGGATTTCTGATGCCAAAATCACATTTTGAATTCATTCCATACAAAAAAAATAGCTATGAGATAATACTGTGAGGAAAGTTGAAGCAAAAAGCGAACGCTGTAGACTTTTTTTCAAAGTAATTTTACATGGCTTTCAGATATACAATAAGAACTGTATTATTTTCCTTGTAATGGAAAGGCGATATATGATTAATAACAACATTGATATTTATTCCTATATCATTGGATCCAGGATTATTCATGTGCAATGAGTTTTGTTGTGGTGACAAAGACATAGTAAACTTGAACTGTGTACATATTTGCATAGTTCTTGCCAGAAATCCTGTTACCGTTCCCCATTTCTATACTGTCAGCCTAGCTCTGGCTTATATGCTTTATTTGTTGTGGTCCTTTGAGTCAGATAAAGAAATGAACACATCGACATTGTGACTCAGTGTTACTCGTGGTTCAGGCATTTGTCACCACACACCTCATCACAAACTCCTGACCTTGAACAAAGTGAAGCAGACAAACTTCAAGGCCTTTGCTTGCCACTTCCCACCCACTTCGCCTGTCAGCCAGCCAGATCAAGTCCCTACGATCCGTCTCGTACGACCATAGCTTTAGGAAGTCGTTTGGGAGTGGGAGGTCATGGCATTTTTTTTCCCGGGGATGCAGGAAAAAAGAATACCTGCACTGAAGAAGTCTAAATCTGAAGAAGTCTATATTGGTCTGCTAAAATACAGGACTACTAaaggcatagtgcactacttttgtaaaAACATTTCAACCAAATGTATTTGAGTGTTTACTTGCGGAATATAAAAACCATAGCATTGCAAGCCCCACGTTGGGCACTACCattggggctcctgagtggcgcagcagtctaaggcactgcatctcagtgcttgaggtgtcactacagacaccctggttcaattccaggctgtatcacaaccggccgtgattgggagtcccatagggcggcacacaattggcctagtgtcgtccgggtttggccagtgtaggctgtcattgtaaataagaatttgtccttaactgacttgcctagttaaagtcACAATCGTTATAATGATTGGAACAAGGCAAGTGCGTAGAGCTCCACATATTAAAATGAACCGAAACTCACCAAACAATACAAACAAgtacaaacgaaacgtgaagctactggtgtgcacacaggcaactaactgtagacaagatcccacaaacccaatggggaaaatggctatctaaatatgatccccaatcagagacaacaataaacagctacctctgaaccatatcaggccaccatagaaatacaattaacctagatgacccaccctggtcactatcacgccccaaccaacatagaaaataaacagctttccatggtcagggcgtgacataaatATTGTTTTTAATTCTGATTTTTCAgcgggtgctgcagcacccttacTTCCCAAGGCTATGTGGGAAGTAGAAAATTGTGTTCAGCCATGAAAAATCTGTTTAGAAAGAGCTACGTTTTCCATATGGACATGGTGAAGTCATGAGGTAGAGTACTGTACCTGTATTGTTGTTTCTCACTGGCCAGTTGGAACTTGTCGTAGTGGGAGTAGGGTGTGTTcccctcccagtctctcagcTCCACTCTCAGGGCATACTGGGTCTGACTGGTCATTTGAAACGCCAGCTCATTCCCAAGCCAGTGCTCTCCCGCAGGGTCCCCAAAACCCTAGAGACAAACATCGGATGATCACACCATTACACAAGGGCACCTTACATCTATATTTTAAGTTCAAGTAGTCCATGTTTGATGCTTTGTCAGCTCTTGGCATCTGAACTGGTCTGCCAATGGATGAATAGGTGTCCAAGCGGCCCAATGGatgaatgggaaaacattttacACAGGGCTTTATTGGGACAACAACATTATTCTCAGCACCTGCACAACAAATCTAACACaggtaggtacagtacagtaacatccCTAACGTCAGCTGTGAATTCCAAAGTTGGAGGTTGTCAGGAGTACCCACCATTTTGTATTCCTTCCATGTTCTCTGGAAGTCCACACTGCCGTTGACCCTGCGCTGGACCAATGTCCAGCCTCCACCACTAGTCTCCATGTCACAAAACACCTGGTGAAACAATAACTCAAATCTAGTCATTGCACTTAGCAACGACAGAGGCACCACTCAAAAAACGTTGATCTATCAGCCGCACTTGGAGAAAGTTGACAAGAGAAAGTTGACACAAGTTGGCTTGTGAGGATGATGACAGTGTTATTTATTCACCTGGGTGGGTTCTGTCATGTTACTGATGTATATGTAGTAGACTCCACTGATGTTGTGTCCTGCTTTATAGGCTTCTGCACAATCACAAAACCTCTGGTCTCTCAGCAAtatccctgcacacacacacaaacacacacacacacacacacacacacacacacacacattttgaaaCAAAGCCAAAAATAAGTGTTTTGTTTAAAATCTACAAAGGGTAGACAACAATCTGATGACGATAATTGAAAGCAGTCTCATTTGAGTTGGGAACGTCTCCGGAAACAGATGCTGACATGTCCTACTCAGGCAAGATGTTGATTGGGAAGTTCAAATGAGAGTTATCAAAGTGAATCCAAGACTTGACGGCCAAAAACATCATCAAGTCAGCTCccaacaatctctctctctccttctctcgctctctgtgtcatTAACGACTGGATGTCATTAAGACCGCACAGCACATATGATATCCGCACCCATTTTCCAGAATGTTAGTGTTATCTGAATTTATGAATGTGCAATGGTCCCCAAACGTGTACACATTGTGGCCCACCCAAAGTCTTTACATTTTCATGTTGACCCATCAAAGAAACAAGCCACGTCTTTAGCTCCAACCCAGCCTTAAGCTGTGACTCTAGAGAGGAACTGGCTCGGATCCATCAGTGGATTCTATTTCCCCAGAAGGGACCTAGGTGTTGATGTCTGATAACGTTTGATCTTTTCATTGCCGTGAAAGTGTGCACTCATGGTGGTTTACAGCATGTCTATCGACTGTCTGTCTGCAGACAGCTGTCACAATGACATTATGAACATTCTATCTCTCTGGAGTTAAACACTGGAGTGTactggatttgatttgacacttCAATAGAGCGCCGGAGTCTGGTTGAGTTATGACACTCGACTCCCGGACCACCTCTGCAATGTGGTTTGAGCCTTGGTTCGGTCGCTGTCTGTGGCCTTCCTTCCCGTCATTCCTGCTTTATTGTCTGTTCCCCTAACTTCATTCTGTCCTGTCGAAAAACCAATCAAAACAACAAAAGGTTGTTCGACTCTGATCTCTTCAGCCGAGTGTGGACTTATCAGAAAGCAAACTGCATTTGACAAAACCTGAGCTTCTGAAGGTGTTCCTACCTGTACCGGTAGACACCATGTTGATGAGCGTGTGGACCGACTCCATGAGCTGCTGATGCTGCCTTTGCAGGGCTGAGTTGTTGGTGCTGGCCACCCTCAGCTGCCTCTCTAGAGCCTCGATGGCTGTCGTCTGGGTCCTCACCAGTCCTTGTAGCCTattcttctcctccctcatgtCCTCCAGCTCGTCCCGCTGCTGTGACTCCAACACCTGCACCTTGTTCTCCAAATGACTGAGAAGATAGGCGACAAGTATATTTCGTAGTATTTTGATTACCAAGCCTTCTTTTGTCGCTTGTTCTCTAAATTACTCAGCAAAAGGGGCCGGGggtttatttggatagtccatctgtagatgctctacaaacTATCAGCAACATGTCAACTGCATGTCTGTTGACTTTCAATTATATACTATGTGCTTTGATAAAGCATTCTACCTCCCTACTGTACCTGCCCTACGTCGATTGATCATTAATCTACAGTTTTGGTGTAAACTTGAACCCTTGCTTTACAAGAATAACCACAATGATAGAAGGACAAATAAGTATTTGAACAGGCCCCGTTGTCTCTTGACAACCAAGCTAACTAATTCACTTTCACTGCTTCCATGTGTAAGTAACTCCAAAAAAACACTAACCGTCGAGTAGATAAACCTATGCTCTAGGGTCGTAGCTGAAAATAGATGTGGACTCTGGTTGACTAAACACTGAAACAAGCCAAATGTATGTAACTTGATGAGAGGATAGCAAAGTGAACATAGCACTAGATGAACAACACTGCAACTGAATGTTTGGCCAAAGCACACATCTGGTGATTCTAAATGTGGCTCAAAGAGTGGATGAAACAGGCAGGTAAGTGTCAGTGGTGTTGTACAGATGTAACCTGCTTCAATTACATCTTTCACAACTGCTGTTGGAGTGAAACAAGGCTGACCTTGAATTGGGCTTCTAAAACAATGTATTTACATGGGCAGGTTGTTACGCCCTgagctgtttcacctgtctttgtgcttgtttccacccccctccaggtgttgcccatcttccccataattccctgtgtatttatacctgggttctctgtttgtctgttgccagtttgttttgttcgtaGAACCTACCAGCATTTTGTTCCCCTGTTCcttgctcctgttttctagtttcccgtttctgaccattctgcctgacctgacctgtcgtttgcctgcccctgtttaaagaataaacttttgtttcttcagcactgtctgcacctgggtcaTACCTTAAAACATGATACAGGCATAATGTAACTAACTATCTGCATAGCTCAGTAAACCTGTTGACATTCATACATAGACATCACATTGACGTTACACATTCTGTATATGAAAATATCTCAAACAAGGGTGAGATCCTAGCAGGGTAATTATGAGTTTGGTTGAAACTGCACACAGATATTATTGTTGTAATCCCTACATGTAACAATTTGTACATTCACTGTAATTACACCTGAACAATGTAAAAACTATGTAAATACCAAAAACCATGTAAATAATAGTTATAGCAAGACTAAGTGACTTGGGCATTCAAAACCCTTACATTGGCACAGTGAGATCTGAGTTGAGGCTTAAACCCATTGTATCATTATCCTATACCGCATACCGTATGAGTGATTTCATAGCTTTACAGTAGTGGATGTCAGAGCCAAACTAAATTTGCGGTCAACATGCTGACCATTGCAAAGCAACATAAACTGTGAAAATGATGATTATTTCTAATGGAAATTTATGAGCTGTGAATTATTTTTATGTTGCTGTGGCCTGCTGCTGTTGATTATGGGCACCAGTTCAGTTGTAATGGTGATCAGAAGCTGAGAAAGGATCCCCTTATAGAGTAAATTTCCGTATGATGTAGTGGCCCATTATATTTGTCTACGGTACCCCATATGGCCTGATGTGTAACCAAAACAGAGTGCAAAACAAGATTCAGCTGTGAGCCCCATGTTCTCATTTAAGACAAATTACATCAGTCTATCTGTTACATCTAGAACTTTTATGGGAAATCTGTCACATTTCTCAATGAAAACTgtacccaactacctcatccccatattgttatttatttttttgctcttttgcaccccagtatctctacttgcacaacaTCATCTGCACGTCTATCGCTTCAGTGTTATTGCTAacttgtaattatttcgccactatggcctatttatttccttacctccctaatcttcctttatttgcacacactgtatatagatttttctattgtggtattgactgtacgtttgtttatcccatgtgtaactctgtgttgttgtttgtgtcgcactgctttgctttatcttggccaggtcgcagttgtaaatgagaacgtgttctcaactggcctacctggttaaataaaggtgaaatgaaaatgtttttaaaaagtttTGCAAGGTCTTTACTTTTGAGAGTTTTGTTTATATTGTAGTTACTAAGCATTATTTTGAATTTCTCATTACATACATTTTACTGCAACGTGCGCTGTCCAAGATTCCACAGTACAGGAGTAATGTTATGGTTTCAAATATGCTTCTTTGCACTGATATGTCTTTTCAACATGAATTATTTTTCAGCTCAAAGCtgcagaaatacagtgccttgcgaaagtattcggcccccgtgaactttgcgaccttttgccacatttcaggcttcaaacataaagatataaaactgtatttttttgtgaagaatcaacaacaagtgggacacaatcatgaagtggaacgacatttattggatatttcaaacttttttaacaaatcaaaaactgaaaaattgggcgtgcaaaattattcagcccctttactttcagtgcagcaaactctctccagaagttcagtgaggatctctgaatgatccaatgttgacctaaatgactaatgatgataaatacaatccacctgtgtgtaatcaagtctccgtataaatgcacctgcactgtgatagtctcagaggtccgttaaaagcgcagagagcatcatgaagaacaaggaacacaccaggcaggtccgagatactgttgtgaagaagtttaaagccggatttggatacaaaaagatttcccaagctttaaacatcccaaggagcactgtgcaagcgataatattgaaatggaaggagtatcagaccactgcaaatctaccaagacctggccgtccctctaaactttcagctcatacaaggagaagactgatcagagatgcagccaagaggcctatgatcactctggatgaactgcagagatctacagctgaggtgggagactctgtccataggacaacaatcagtcgtatattgcacaaatctggcctttatggaagagtggcaagaagaaagccatttcttaaagatatccataaaaagtgtggtttaaagtttgccacaagccacctgggagacacaccaaacatgtggaagaaggtgctctggtcagatgaaaccaaaattgaacgttttggcaacaatgcaaaacgttatgtttggcgtaaaagcaacacagctcatcaccctgaacacaccatccccactgtcaaacatggtggtggcagcatcatggtttgggcctgcttttcttcagcagggacagggaagatggttaaaattgatgggaagatggatggagccaaatacaggaccattctggaagaaaacctgatggagtctgcaaaagacctgagactgggacggagatttgtcttccaacaagacaatgatccaaaacataaagcaaaatctacaatggaatggttcaaaaataaacttatccaggtgttagaatggccaagtcaaagtccagacctgaatccaatcgagaatctgtggaaagaactgaaaactgctgttcacaaatgctctccatccaacctcactgagctcgagctgttttgcaaggaggaatgggaaaaaatttcagtctctcgatgtgcaaaactgatagagacataccccaagcgacttacagctgtaatcgcagcaaaaggtggcgctacaaagtattaacttaagggggctgaataattttgcacgcccaatttttcagtttttgatttgttaaaaaagtttgaaatatccaataaatgtcgttccacttcatgattgtgtcccacttgttgttgattcttcacaaaaaaaatacagttttatatctttatgtttgaagcctgaaatgtggcaaaaggtcgcaaagttcaagggggccaaatactttcgcaaggcactgtatgtaacagCTATTTTAGTTGAGATTGTACCACACGTCTTAATGAGGAAATAGCAAACTTATGCAGATATCAAAATGTTATACTGTACCTGTTCTTGTCTTGCAGTTTAGTAATTTTAGAAGTCTGTACCAATAATTCCTTCTCCAGTTTGTTTGTAGATAATGAGTTCTCCAACAACTTGATCTCAATTCTTGATGTCTGGTTCATAACCTACACATAATGACAATaaatggtaacactttatttagAGTGGTGATATGTAGCATTCATTCTCAATGCGTCGTCAATtatttccaaggtaatgtacagaacgTCAGCCTTAATCCCTTCCTTAATGATTACTATGTCACCAAtataagtaaagtgttaccaaataaACAGATTCCACCAACTTGTGagcaatgttaaaaaaaaatacattccacAGTTTTATTCTGTTGACCAGAGAGACAAATTAGCATTATGAGGCTATGCAGAACTTTTACCTCTGATGGTGTTCTTGAGCCAAAAGGGATCCTATAATTGGACAGAAATATTTACCCGAAATGACCTTATTGGACAGAGAGCGGCAATCTTCCATAAACAAATGAGCAAACATTTTGCCTAAAACTAAGGATTGGTGTGGTTTCATGAGATAATACATTGAtttatattatactgaacaaaaatataaacgcagcatgcaacaatttcaaagattttactgagttacagttcatatgataaatcaatcaattgaaatcaattaatTTAGAACCCAATCTATGGATTTtgcatgactggaaatacagatatgcatctgctcACAGATTCAAATTGCtcacattcaaattgccatcaataaaatgcaattgtattcattgtccgtagcttatgcctgcctgcccataccataaccccaccatgtggcactctgttcacaacgttgacatcagcaaaccg includes:
- the angpt4 gene encoding angiopoietin-4, whose translation is MRKILLGWGLMLTAGVMGASVVGASGGGGRGQRRRGEKRRGLHRVQHGHCSYTFILPEMERCQASPVQYGSTNMVQRDKPPPAESDWSAQKLQHLETAMENNTQWLQKLEKYIQENIKMEMVHIQDHPVHNQTATMLEIGTNLLTQTAEQTHKLNVVEAKVMNQTSRIEIKLLENSLSTNKLEKELLVQTSKITKLQDKNSHLENKVQVLESQQRDELEDMREEKNRLQGLVRTQTTAIEALERQLRVASTNNSALQRQHQQLMESVHTLINMVSTGTGILLRDQRFCDCAEAYKAGHNISGVYYIYISNMTEPTQVFCDMETSGGGWTLVQRRVNGSVDFQRTWKEYKMGFGDPAGEHWLGNELAFQMTSQTQYALRVELRDWEGNTPYSHYDKFQLASEKQQYRLFLWGYSGTAGEQSSLVSHGTSFSTRDADNDNCLCKCALMLTGGWWFDACGLSNLNGIYYTVGHNIRKLNGIKWHHFRGPSYSLSSTAMMIRPSDF